In Pelmatolapia mariae isolate MD_Pm_ZW linkage group LG8, Pm_UMD_F_2, whole genome shotgun sequence, one genomic interval encodes:
- the LOC134632985 gene encoding gap junction delta-3 protein-like: MGEWGFIGGFFDALQTQSPMLGRFWLFLMLVFRIVILGTVASDMFEDEQAEFICNTLQPGCKQVCYDEAFPISQYRFWVFHIVLIATPSLLFLVYATHQHKKSANPPPSSKRWSSENREEKALRRLYIITVIFRLVAEIVFLFTQWYLYGFEVKAYFECSRSPCPLTVKCYTSRPAEKTIFLFFYFIVGVISAFSSFFELLYSSRKWFCSDQEDKIYYCDCENLHNLKNEETQEKSGGKTESESTASSVKVKKGSVRSGSGRKVYCIDHKCKSPRGKYVRRKMLTV, from the coding sequence ATGGGTGAGTGGGGCTTCATCGGTGGATTCTTCGATGCCCTCCAGACACAATCCCCGATGCTGGGCCGTTTCTGGCTCTTCCTCATGCTGGTGTTTAGGATAGTGATCCTGGGAACTGTGGCCAGTGACATGTTTGAGGACGAGCAGGCGGAATTTATCTGTAACACCCTCCAGCCAGGATGTAAGCAGGTGTGTTATGATGAGGCTTTCCCCATCTCCCAGTACAGATTCTGGGTGTTTCATATCGTCCTCATCGCTACACCTTCTCTGCTTTTCCTCGTGTACGCCACACATCAGCATAAAAAGAGTGCTAATCCCCCTCCATCAAGTAAAAGGTGGAGCAGCGAGAACAGAGAAGAAAAAGCTTTAAGGAGGCTTTACATTATCACTGTGATCTTCCGCTTGGTGGCAGAAATTGTCTTTCTATTTACCCAGTGGTATCTGTACGGCTTTGAGGTAAAAGCCTATTTTGAATGTAGTCGTTCTCCCTGCCCCCTGACAGTGAAGTGCTACACCTCCCGGCCTGCAGAGAAGAcaatctttcttttcttctactTTATTGTAGGGGTGATATCAGCATTTTCCAGCTTTTTCGAGCTTCTTTACAGCTCTCGAAAGTGGTTTTGCTCAGACCAGGAGGACAAAATCTACTACTGTGACTGTGAGAACCTCCACAACCTCAAGAATGAGGAGACACAGGAGAAATCGGGAGGAAAGACAGAGTCAGAGAGCACGGCCAGCAGTGTGAAAGTGAAGAAGGGATCAGTGAGAAGCGGCTCCGGTCGAAAGGTCTATTGCATCGATCACAAGTGCAAGAGTCCAAGAGGAAAATATGTGAGAAGGAAGATGCTTACGGTGTGA